DNA sequence from the Bacteroidales bacterium genome:
GGAATCGCCTTTTGCAGTGTGTGGGTGTCAAAGTTGGCGTAGCGGATCTTCACGGTGATGCAGCCGGTGAGTTTTCCCTTTTTGCGCAGGCTGAAGGCGATCTTCTCGATCATCGAACTGAGGATTTCGCGCATGCGCGTTACGTCAATGGAGTCCTGCTCAAAGGTGGTTTCGGTGCTGATGGACTTGCGTTCGGAGTAAGGTACCACAGGGTTTGAGTCAATGCCGTTGGCTTTTTTCCAGATGTCAATACCGTTTTTGCCCATCAGCTTGTCCATCATCTCGGGAGGAATCAGGCTAAGGGTCTGGATGTTGGCTATGCCCATCGAGCGGAGGGTCTGGTAGGTTTTGGCGCCGATCATGGGGATTTTGCGGATGGAGAGCGGCGCCAGGAAAGGCTTCACGCGCGGCGCTTCTACCTGAATCTCGCCGTTGGGCTTGGCCTCGCCGGTGGCGATCTTCGACACGGTTTTGTTCACCGACAGCCCTACCGAGATGGGCAGCCCGGTTTCCCGGATGATGCGCTGCCGCAGCTCGTGCGTCCACTTCATCGAGCCGAAGAAGCGGTCCATCCCCGTGATGTCGAGGTAATGCTCGTCAATGGAGGCTTTTTCGTAAACGGGTGCACTCTCGGCGATGATGTCGGTGACCATGCGTGAGTATTTGCTGTACTGGTCGCCGTCGCCGCGGATCACGATGGCGTCGCGGCACAGGTTGAGCGCCAGCTTCATGGGCATGGCCGAGTGCACCCCGAAGCGCCTCGCCTCGTAGCTGCACCCTGCCACCACGCCGCGGTCGGACGTGCCGCCAACAATCACCGGCTTGCCCACCAGCGACGAGTTCAGCAGTCGCTCCACCGACACAAAAAAAGTGTCAAGGTCGAAGTGTACGATCGTGCGGCGGTCGTTTACCTCGTCTCCATCCGGTTGCAGCACCATCGGGCTTGAATAGGGCTGGCGGTAGTTCATCAGATTTTTTTTATCAAAAATGTTGTTTGATTAAAATATAATCATAATTTTGCCAGCAAATTAATCATTTTATAATTATCAACGATGAAAATGTTAATAAAAAAATCAACAACAATGACAGCCCGACAACAATGACAACAAACATTTAATCCCATCCTCCCATGCATTTTAATTCCAACATCAAATTCCTTCGCAAGCGCAAGGGGCGCACACAGGACGATTTGGCTGCTACTCTCGGCATACCGCGTTCAACGCTGAACAACTACGAAAACCAGATCGCACAGCCCGGCATCAACCTGCTGATCGCCATCTCAGCGTATTTCGGCATTGCCATTGACACACTGATCAAAGTGGATTTGGCCAAACTGTCGGAGAGTGAGTTGTGGCAGTTGGAGCACGGCTACGATGTCTTTATCCGCGGCAGCAACCTGCGCATACTCAGCACCACAGTGAATGCCGACAACGAAGAAAACATCGAGCTGGTCTCGGAGAAGGCCAAAGCAGGATACTCCAGCGGTTTTGCCGACCCGGAGTACATCCGCATTTTGCCGACGTTTCAACTGCCATTTTTATCCACGGAGAAGAAATACCGCACCTTCCAGATCAGCGGTGACTCCATGCTACCCATCCCGCATGGCTCGTGGGTCACCGGCGAGTTTGTGCAAAACTGGGAATTGATCCGAAACAAGCAGGCCTACATCATCCTCACCCTCAACGAAGGCATCCTGTTCAAAGTGGCCGAAAACCTGATTGCCGAAAGCGGTCAACTGCGGCTGCACTCGCTCAATCCCATCTATTTACCCTACAGCATTCACGTGAACGAGATCAGGGAGGTTTGGAAATTCATCCACTACATCAGCGCAGAACTGCCGGAGGAGCGGACGTCGGAAAGCCGGATGATGGAAGATATAGCTGAGATCAGGAAAGAAGTAAAAGGAATTAGCGAAAAGTTGGAAGGATTACCTGAAAAATAGAAGCAGCCTTGAAACTACCCCCCGCCTATTGTGGAATTTCACCGCATCATGAAAAAGGAGTATTTTTGTTTCATCAAATTCATACATTTATGACTTTACACGAACAAATATTGAAGGACAAAAATGGTAATAATATTGGCGTTTTTTTGCCAATGGCTGATTACGAAGCTTTGTTGAAGACAATCAGAGATTTGGAGGATTTTCAAGATGTAAAGGATTTTGATTTGGTGAAGTCTTCGGATGAAGAAATAATTCCAATTGAACAGGCCTTTATTGAAATTGAAGCTCAGCGAAATGACCTATAAAGTATTCATCAGACGAAGCGCCCAAAAGCAACTTTTAAAAATTCCTGCAAGTGATTATCTCAAAATAAAACAGAGCATTCTTAATCTCGCTTACGATCCCAGACCTGCTGATTCGGTAAAACTTAAGAACAGGGAAGGATGGAGGATTCGTCAGGGAAATTACAGGATCATATATGAAATTCAGGACAACAAACTCATTGTCCTGGTTTTGAGAATCGTACATCGAAAGGATATTTACAGACTCTGATTTTCGATTTGATCTTGGGTGAACTCCTTAATTGTTTCCACAACTTATTCAAATCAGGCTTAAATTTGCTTGTTTATTAGAGATAGCCTTTTTTTCTCGACAGAATTTTGTCTGAAATTTTCGTTAAAACACAAGCATGAAAAACCAGCCGCCCGCCAACCAATTTTTCCCAATGTTTACAAAGTGAATGAGTTGACTGTAATTTCTCCGGCTAAACTTCATTTGTTGATCGGTTAATCACTTATTCACTCCCGGGAAAATATATAGCGGCAA
Encoded proteins:
- the dinB gene encoding DNA polymerase IV; translated protein: MVLQPDGDEVNDRRTIVHFDLDTFFVSVERLLNSSLVGKPVIVGGTSDRGVVAGCSYEARRFGVHSAMPMKLALNLCRDAIVIRGDGDQYSKYSRMVTDIIAESAPVYEKASIDEHYLDITGMDRFFGSMKWTHELRQRIIRETGLPISVGLSVNKTVSKIATGEAKPNGEIQVEAPRVKPFLAPLSIRKIPMIGAKTYQTLRSMGIANIQTLSLIPPEMMDKLMGKNGIDIWKKANGIDSNPVVPYSERKSISTETTFEQDSIDVTRMREILSSMIEKIAFSLRKKGKLTGCITVKIRYANFDTHTLQKAIPYTSFDHVLAKTALELFDRLYTRRMLIRLIGVRLSHLVGGVQQLNLFEDTPEMVSLYQSLDRIRKRFGERAVFRAVGM
- a CDS encoding LexA family transcriptional regulator; its protein translation is MHFNSNIKFLRKRKGRTQDDLAATLGIPRSTLNNYENQIAQPGINLLIAISAYFGIAIDTLIKVDLAKLSESELWQLEHGYDVFIRGSNLRILSTTVNADNEENIELVSEKAKAGYSSGFADPEYIRILPTFQLPFLSTEKKYRTFQISGDSMLPIPHGSWVTGEFVQNWELIRNKQAYIILTLNEGILFKVAENLIAESGQLRLHSLNPIYLPYSIHVNEIREVWKFIHYISAELPEERTSESRMMEDIAEIRKEVKGISEKLEGLPEK
- a CDS encoding type II toxin-antitoxin system RelE/ParE family toxin encodes the protein MTYKVFIRRSAQKQLLKIPASDYLKIKQSILNLAYDPRPADSVKLKNREGWRIRQGNYRIIYEIQDNKLIVLVLRIVHRKDIYRL